Proteins from one Carcharodon carcharias isolate sCarCar2 chromosome 19, sCarCar2.pri, whole genome shotgun sequence genomic window:
- the LOC121291091 gene encoding dynein light chain Tctex-type 1, with the protein MDEFQSGEETAFVVDDVSTIIKEAVENTIGGNAYQHNKVNQWTSTVVEQCLNQLTKLAKPFKYIVTCVIMQKNGAGLHTASSCFWDNSVDGSCTVRWENKTMYCIVSIFGLGV; encoded by the exons ATGGATGAGTTTCAGTCGGGAGAGGAG ACTGCATTTGTTGTTGACGATGTAAGCACCATCATCAAAGAA GCAGTGGAGAACACAATTGGAGGGAATGCCTATCAGCACAACAAAGTGAATCAatggacatccacagtggtggAGCAATGTCTCAACCAACTCACCAAATTAGCCAAGCCTTTTAAATACATTG TGACCTGCGTGATAATGCAAAAGAATGGAGCAGGCTTGCATACTGCTAGTTCATGCTTCTGGGACAATTCTGTTGATG gaagctgcactgtcagatgggagAACAAGACCATGTATTGCATTGTTAGCATCTTTGGCCTCGGTGTCTAG